A window of the Mesorhizobium opportunistum WSM2075 genome harbors these coding sequences:
- the pgi gene encoding glucose-6-phosphate isomerase — protein MDQTAFQKQLAALRDHRAGAPGDMRQAFAADPQRFATFSATDGDMLLDWSKCAVDATTMDLLEGLAKAADLEGRRAAMFAGKKINITEDRAVLHTALRNLSGKGVTVDGQDVKADVIAVLDAMGAFADAIRSGKAAGATGKKITDIVNIGIGGSDLGPAMVTLALAPYHDGPRAHYVSNIDGAHIHDTLKSLSAETTLFIIASKTFTTVETMTNAQTARDWVQKALGKEAVGKHFAAVSTALDLVAKFGIAPDRVFGFWDWVGGRYSVWGAIGLPVMIAVGPRNFRAFLDGAHEMDEHFRTAPLRKNLPALLGLVGWWHRVICKYPARAVIPYDQRLSRLPAYLQQLDMESNGKSVTLEGTAVTTPTGPLVWGEPGTNGQHAFFQLLHQGTDFIPVEFLAAAVGHEPDLKHQHDLLLANCLAQSEAFMKGRTLEEARAQMLAKGMKPADVDRIAPHRVFSGNRPSLTILYRKLDPRTLGRVIALYEHRVFVEGTLFNINSFDQWGVELGKELATGLLPVVEGKESAAKRDASTAGLVGHIHQLRGSE, from the coding sequence GTGGATCAGACAGCCTTCCAGAAACAACTCGCCGCCTTGCGCGACCATCGCGCCGGTGCGCCGGGCGACATGCGCCAGGCCTTCGCTGCCGATCCGCAGCGATTTGCGACGTTCTCCGCCACCGACGGTGATATGTTGCTCGACTGGTCGAAATGCGCCGTCGACGCGACCACCATGGATTTGCTGGAAGGGCTCGCCAAGGCTGCCGATCTCGAAGGTCGCCGTGCAGCCATGTTCGCCGGCAAGAAGATCAACATCACCGAGGACCGCGCCGTGCTGCACACGGCGCTGCGCAACCTGAGCGGCAAGGGTGTCACGGTCGACGGCCAGGACGTCAAGGCGGACGTGATCGCCGTGCTCGACGCGATGGGCGCCTTCGCCGACGCGATCCGCTCCGGCAAGGCGGCCGGCGCCACCGGCAAGAAGATCACCGACATCGTCAACATCGGCATCGGCGGTTCGGATCTCGGTCCGGCCATGGTGACCCTGGCGCTCGCCCCCTATCATGACGGCCCGCGCGCGCATTATGTTTCCAACATCGACGGCGCTCACATCCATGACACGCTGAAAAGCCTGTCCGCCGAAACCACGCTGTTCATCATCGCCTCCAAGACCTTCACCACCGTCGAGACGATGACCAATGCGCAGACGGCGCGGGACTGGGTGCAGAAGGCGCTCGGCAAGGAGGCGGTCGGCAAGCATTTCGCCGCCGTCTCGACCGCGCTCGACCTGGTCGCCAAGTTCGGCATCGCGCCCGATCGCGTCTTCGGCTTCTGGGACTGGGTCGGCGGCCGCTATTCGGTCTGGGGCGCGATCGGCCTGCCTGTCATGATCGCGGTCGGTCCACGGAATTTCCGCGCCTTCCTCGATGGCGCGCACGAGATGGACGAGCACTTCCGCACCGCGCCGCTGCGCAAGAACCTGCCGGCACTGCTGGGGCTGGTGGGCTGGTGGCACCGGGTGATCTGCAAATACCCGGCCCGCGCCGTCATCCCCTACGACCAGCGCCTGTCCAGGCTGCCGGCCTATCTGCAGCAGCTCGACATGGAATCGAACGGCAAGAGCGTCACCCTCGAAGGCACCGCGGTGACCACACCGACCGGACCGCTGGTCTGGGGCGAGCCCGGCACCAACGGCCAGCACGCCTTCTTCCAGCTGCTGCACCAGGGCACCGATTTCATCCCGGTCGAATTCCTTGCCGCCGCCGTCGGCCACGAGCCCGATCTCAAGCATCAGCACGACCTGCTGCTCGCCAATTGCCTGGCACAGTCTGAAGCCTTCATGAAGGGCCGCACGCTGGAGGAGGCGCGCGCGCAGATGCTGGCCAAGGGCATGAAGCCCGCCGACGTCGACCGCATCGCGCCGCATCGCGTCTTCTCGGGCAACCGGCCCTCGCTGACCATCCTCTACCGCAAGCTCGACCCGCGCACCCTGGGTCGGGTGATCGCGCTTTACGAGCACCGCGTCTTCGTCGAAGGAACGCTCTTCAACATCAACTCCTTCGACCAATGGGGCGTCGAGCTCGGCAAGGAACTGGCCACCGGCCTCCTGCCTGTCGTGGAAGGCAAGGAAAGTGCCGCAAAGCGGGACGCCTCGACCGCCGGCCTTGTCG
- a CDS encoding PLP-dependent aminotransferase family protein: MPQRNDTAIWSGLFRISAESGQTLQAQIRQAIVAAILDRQIAASMPLPSCRILAEKLGVARGTVVLAFQQLVDQGFLVARERRGHFVNPDVLATPAKPHQKAPDQANEIDWKARRQIAASDMPPPAKHENWIKSSYPFVYGQFDPALFPTAEWRECNRMALAVLEIRNWASDMVDRDDPLLIEQIQARLLPRRGIFANPDEIIVTLGAQNALYMLATLLMTKGSKVAMEDPGYPDARSIFRLAGADIQPVPVDQSGIVTSSIPNDSGFVFVTPSHHCPTMVPLSAERRQDLLARANRHNQIIIEDGYDSQLLDEAPQQALKSLDRSGRVVYVGSMSKTLAPGLRLGYIVASAGLIAELRALRRFMLRHPPANNQRAVALFLSLGHHEALVRRLSSAFDERRKRLVHAISAFLPEWRSTDSAGGTSLWLEGPRGTDSRGLAEAAASRSVIIEPGDRFFDRTEKPSRFMRLGISSIALQHIEPGIRELATAAGRRPAAA; encoded by the coding sequence ATGCCACAGCGCAATGACACGGCCATATGGTCCGGCCTGTTCCGGATTTCGGCCGAATCCGGCCAAACCCTCCAGGCACAGATCCGCCAGGCGATCGTGGCCGCCATCCTAGACCGCCAAATCGCCGCTTCGATGCCGCTCCCCTCATGCCGGATCCTGGCCGAGAAACTCGGCGTGGCGCGCGGAACCGTGGTTCTGGCGTTCCAGCAGCTCGTCGACCAGGGGTTCCTGGTGGCGCGCGAGCGTCGCGGCCATTTCGTCAATCCCGACGTGCTGGCGACACCCGCCAAGCCGCACCAGAAGGCGCCCGACCAGGCCAACGAGATCGACTGGAAGGCACGCCGGCAGATCGCGGCAAGCGATATGCCGCCGCCGGCCAAGCACGAGAACTGGATCAAGTCGTCCTACCCGTTCGTCTATGGCCAGTTCGACCCGGCGCTGTTCCCGACCGCCGAGTGGCGCGAGTGCAACCGCATGGCGCTGGCGGTGCTGGAAATCCGCAACTGGGCGTCCGACATGGTCGATCGCGACGATCCGCTCCTGATCGAGCAGATCCAGGCGCGGCTCCTGCCCCGGCGCGGAATCTTCGCCAATCCCGACGAGATCATCGTCACGCTGGGCGCCCAGAACGCGCTCTACATGCTGGCGACACTTTTGATGACCAAGGGCTCCAAGGTGGCGATGGAAGATCCCGGCTACCCCGATGCCCGCTCGATCTTCCGGCTTGCGGGCGCCGACATCCAGCCAGTGCCGGTCGACCAGTCCGGCATCGTAACCTCTTCTATCCCCAATGATTCCGGCTTCGTCTTCGTCACGCCCAGCCATCATTGCCCGACCATGGTGCCGTTGTCGGCCGAGCGGCGACAGGATCTTCTGGCGCGCGCCAACCGGCACAACCAGATCATCATCGAGGACGGCTATGACAGCCAGCTTCTCGACGAGGCGCCGCAGCAGGCGCTGAAGAGCCTCGATCGCTCCGGCCGCGTCGTCTATGTCGGATCGATGTCGAAGACGCTGGCTCCGGGCCTGCGGCTTGGCTACATCGTGGCGTCGGCTGGACTGATCGCGGAGCTCAGGGCCCTGCGCCGCTTCATGCTGCGTCACCCGCCGGCAAACAACCAGCGTGCCGTGGCACTCTTCCTGTCGCTCGGGCATCACGAAGCGCTGGTGCGGCGGCTGTCGAGCGCCTTCGACGAACGGCGCAAGCGCCTGGTCCATGCGATTTCCGCCTTCCTGCCGGAATGGCGTTCGACCGACTCGGCCGGCGGCACCTCGCTGTGGCTCGAAGGGCCACGCGGCACTGATTCGCGTGGACTGGCCGAGGCCGCGGCCTCGCGCAGTGTCATCATAGAGCCTGGCGACCGGTTCTTCGACCGCACGGAAAAGCCTTCGCGTTTCATGCGCTTGGGCATTTCCTCGATCGCCCTGCAGCATATCGAGCCAGGCATCCGCGAGCTCGCCACCGCAGCCGGACGCAGGCCGGCCGCGGCCTGA
- a CDS encoding trimethylamine methyltransferase family protein — MSVVVEKQEAADQRSRRSGGREARRAMRAAPLADDIKPVRAGLEGGSYGPLAGNDQERIHEAVLTLLETVGFANAIPSCIEALTKVGATYGDDGRIRFPRALVLDTIKKAARNFTLHGQDPKHDMVIQGKRVHYGTAGAAVHLVDVEKREYRESLLQDIYDAARIVEGLDNIHFFQRPMVPRDIPDPLEMDFNTLYACVMGTSKHVGTSFTVRENVQPALEMLYAIAGGEENFRARPFVSNSNCFVVPPMKFAEDACGVLEACVDGGIPILLLSAGQAGATAPAAIAGAVVQAVAEVLAGLVYVNALKPGHPAIFGTWPFVSDLRTGAMSGGSAEQAVLTAACAQMAQFYDLPGGSAAGMTDSKLPDIQSGYEKGITDVMAGLAGLNLVYESAGMHASLLGFCLESLIIDNDMLGHCLRCVRGIEVTDEALSIDTIADVCLRGPGHYLGNEQTLRLMQTEYFYPAVGDRFSPKEWNEKGRPDILQRAIIEKKRVLAERFPRHVPKPLDDKLRARFGEMIKLPRANMGG, encoded by the coding sequence ATGTCAGTGGTTGTTGAAAAGCAGGAAGCGGCGGACCAGCGTTCGCGCCGCTCCGGCGGGCGCGAAGCGCGCCGCGCCATGCGGGCAGCGCCGTTGGCCGACGACATCAAGCCGGTGCGCGCCGGCCTCGAGGGCGGCAGCTACGGACCGCTGGCGGGCAATGACCAAGAGCGCATCCATGAAGCGGTGCTGACGCTGCTGGAGACGGTCGGCTTTGCCAATGCCATCCCTTCCTGCATCGAGGCGCTGACCAAGGTCGGCGCCACCTATGGCGACGATGGCCGCATTCGTTTTCCACGCGCGCTGGTGCTCGACACGATCAAGAAAGCTGCCCGGAATTTCACCTTGCACGGCCAGGACCCGAAACACGATATGGTGATCCAGGGCAAGCGCGTGCATTACGGCACGGCCGGTGCCGCGGTCCATCTGGTCGATGTCGAGAAGCGCGAATACCGCGAATCGCTGCTGCAGGACATCTATGACGCCGCCCGCATCGTCGAGGGGCTCGACAACATCCATTTCTTCCAGCGGCCGATGGTGCCGCGCGACATTCCCGATCCGCTCGAAATGGACTTCAACACGCTCTACGCCTGCGTGATGGGCACGTCCAAACATGTCGGCACCTCTTTCACGGTGCGCGAGAACGTGCAGCCGGCGCTCGAAATGCTCTATGCCATCGCCGGCGGCGAGGAGAATTTCCGCGCCAGACCGTTCGTGTCGAACTCGAACTGCTTCGTCGTGCCGCCGATGAAGTTCGCCGAGGACGCCTGTGGCGTGCTTGAAGCCTGCGTCGATGGCGGCATCCCGATCCTGTTGCTGTCGGCTGGACAGGCCGGCGCGACCGCGCCGGCGGCGATTGCCGGCGCCGTCGTGCAAGCCGTGGCCGAAGTGCTGGCCGGTCTGGTCTATGTCAACGCCCTGAAGCCGGGACATCCGGCGATCTTCGGCACCTGGCCGTTCGTGTCCGATCTGCGCACCGGCGCCATGTCCGGCGGCTCGGCCGAACAGGCGGTGCTGACGGCTGCCTGCGCGCAGATGGCACAGTTCTACGATCTGCCGGGTGGTTCGGCCGCCGGCATGACGGATTCGAAACTGCCCGATATCCAGTCCGGCTACGAGAAGGGCATCACCGATGTGATGGCCGGCCTTGCCGGGCTCAACCTGGTCTATGAATCGGCGGGCATGCATGCATCGCTGCTCGGCTTCTGCCTGGAAAGCCTGATCATCGACAATGACATGCTCGGCCACTGCCTGCGCTGCGTGCGCGGCATCGAGGTGACCGACGAGGCGCTGTCGATCGACACCATCGCCGATGTCTGCCTGAGGGGACCGGGCCACTATCTCGGCAACGAGCAGACGCTGCGGTTGATGCAGACGGAATATTTCTATCCCGCCGTCGGCGACCGGTTTTCGCCGAAGGAATGGAACGAGAAGGGCCGGCCCGACATCCTGCAGCGCGCCATCATCGAGAAGAAGCGCGTCCTTGCCGAACGTTTCCCGCGCCACGTGCCGAAGCCGCTCGACGACAAATTGCGCGCCCGTTTTGGCGAGATGATCAAGCTGCCGCGCGCCAATATGGGCGGGTAG
- the chrA gene encoding chromate efflux transporter, giving the protein MSALVPQDAAVNSEAPAAPTFAEALRLWTKIGLLSFGGPAGQIALMHKELVEERRWIGEQRFLHALNYCMLLPGPEAQQLAVYIGWLLHRTIGGLVAGMLFVVPGALVMLILSVLYALYGDVPLVEALFFGVKAAVLAIVVQAVIRIGRRALKNPVMVSIAVAAFIAIYALNVPFPLIVLFAGLTGWLGDRVVPGLFSGSAHGKGDIADIKGAVDLMFERGELTHVTPTKWHAPRTVAIWLPIWLGPVLAIWWLTGSASVWTEIGRFFSLMAVVTFGGAYAVLAYVAQAAVQSFGWLAPGEMVDGLGLAETTPGPLILVLQFVGFIAAFRHPGGLDPLLAGSLGALLTLWVTFTPCFFWIFLGAPYIEALRGNKALSAALGAITAAVVGVIMNLALWFALHVVFREVHTIGPGMNVPVLSSIDWRAALLSLAAMIAILKLKIGMLPTLAGSALAGVLLLAVSG; this is encoded by the coding sequence ATGAGCGCTCTTGTGCCGCAGGATGCGGCGGTAAACAGCGAGGCGCCGGCCGCACCGACCTTTGCCGAAGCCTTGAGGCTCTGGACGAAAATCGGATTGCTCAGCTTCGGCGGGCCGGCCGGGCAGATCGCCTTGATGCACAAGGAACTGGTCGAGGAGCGGCGCTGGATCGGTGAACAGCGTTTCCTGCATGCGCTGAACTACTGCATGCTGCTGCCTGGCCCGGAAGCCCAGCAGCTCGCCGTCTATATTGGCTGGCTGCTGCACAGGACGATCGGCGGCCTCGTCGCCGGCATGCTGTTCGTCGTGCCGGGCGCGCTCGTCATGCTGATCCTGAGCGTTCTCTACGCACTCTATGGCGACGTGCCGCTCGTCGAGGCGCTGTTTTTCGGGGTGAAGGCGGCGGTGCTGGCCATCGTCGTCCAGGCGGTGATCCGGATCGGACGGCGCGCCCTGAAAAACCCGGTCATGGTGTCGATCGCGGTCGCGGCTTTCATCGCCATCTATGCGTTGAATGTGCCGTTCCCGCTCATCGTCCTGTTCGCGGGCCTGACAGGATGGCTGGGAGACCGCGTCGTTCCAGGCCTGTTTTCCGGCTCCGCCCATGGCAAGGGCGACATTGCCGATATCAAGGGCGCGGTCGACCTGATGTTCGAGCGCGGCGAACTGACCCATGTCACGCCGACCAAATGGCATGCGCCGCGCACTGTCGCCATCTGGCTGCCGATCTGGCTCGGACCTGTTCTTGCGATCTGGTGGTTGACCGGCTCCGCGAGCGTCTGGACCGAGATAGGCCGATTTTTCAGCCTGATGGCGGTCGTCACCTTCGGCGGCGCCTATGCGGTGCTTGCCTATGTCGCGCAGGCTGCTGTCCAGTCCTTCGGCTGGCTCGCCCCTGGTGAAATGGTCGATGGTCTCGGGCTTGCCGAGACCACGCCAGGCCCGCTCATCCTGGTGCTGCAGTTCGTCGGCTTCATCGCCGCGTTCCGCCACCCCGGGGGGCTGGACCCATTGCTTGCCGGGTCGCTCGGAGCACTGCTCACGCTGTGGGTAACGTTCACGCCCTGCTTCTTCTGGATATTCCTCGGTGCGCCTTACATCGAGGCGCTGCGCGGCAACAAGGCCTTGTCGGCCGCATTGGGCGCGATCACCGCCGCCGTCGTTGGCGTCATCATGAATCTCGCTCTGTGGTTTGCCTTGCACGTCGTTTTCCGTGAGGTGCACACGATAGGTCCAGGCATGAATGTGCCGGTGCTCTCGTCGATCGACTGGCGCGCGGCGCTGCTTTCCCTGGCCGCCATGATCGCCATCCTGAAGCTGAAGATCGGCATGCTGCCGACGCTCGCCGGATCGGCTCTGGCCGGCGTCCTGTTGTTGGCGGTAAGCGGCTAA
- a CDS encoding chromate resistance protein ChrB domain-containing protein, which translates to MPSTTAITVSQLSRLVGLPGAPMIIDVRIDEDFDADQRLLPASCRRNFKTVSTWASEFAGSQVAVVCQKGQKLSQGVAAWLRHEGISAESLEGGFEAWRDANGLLVRTEKLPPRDEKGRTVWVTRSRPKVDRIACPWLIRRFVDPHAIFLFVEAAEVPAVADRFQAVPFDIDNVFWSHRGDRCTFDTMIEEFGLKSEALDRLALVVRAADTASLDLVPQAAGFLAASLGLSRMFRDDLEQLEAGMLLYDAFFRWCRDATEETHNWPGAAGGKTA; encoded by the coding sequence ATGCCGTCAACAACCGCTATCACCGTATCGCAACTGTCCCGTCTGGTCGGTCTGCCGGGTGCACCCATGATCATCGATGTCCGCATCGATGAGGATTTCGACGCCGATCAGCGCCTGCTGCCGGCCTCATGCCGACGCAATTTCAAAACCGTTTCGACCTGGGCTTCCGAATTTGCCGGCAGCCAGGTCGCGGTCGTCTGTCAGAAAGGTCAAAAACTCTCGCAAGGCGTAGCCGCATGGCTGCGGCATGAGGGTATTTCCGCTGAATCCCTCGAAGGCGGCTTCGAAGCCTGGCGCGACGCGAATGGGCTTTTGGTCCGCACCGAAAAATTGCCGCCGCGCGATGAAAAAGGCCGTACAGTTTGGGTGACGCGATCGCGCCCGAAGGTCGACCGCATCGCTTGTCCCTGGCTGATCCGGCGTTTCGTCGATCCTCATGCGATCTTCCTGTTCGTCGAGGCGGCCGAAGTGCCTGCTGTCGCCGACCGCTTTCAGGCCGTGCCTTTCGACATCGACAATGTGTTCTGGAGCCATCGCGGCGATCGCTGCACCTTCGACACGATGATCGAGGAGTTCGGGCTCAAATCCGAGGCGCTCGATCGCCTTGCCCTGGTCGTGCGCGCCGCCGACACTGCAAGCCTCGATCTGGTGCCCCAGGCCGCAGGCTTTCTGGCTGCATCGCTCGGCCTGTCGCGCATGTTTCGCGACGATTTGGAGCAGTTGGAAGCAGGCATGCTGCTCTACGACGCGTTCTTCCGCTGGTGCCGCGACGCCACCGAAGAAACCCACAATTGGCCAGGAGCAGCTGGGGGTAAAACGGCATGA
- a CDS encoding IlvD/Edd family dehydratase, producing the protein MAGAPTKKKKFRSQEWFDNPDNPGMTALYLERYLNYGLTRAELMSGKPLIGIAQTGSDLSPCNRHHIELAKRVREGIVSMGGIPFEFPCHPIQETGKRPTAALDRNLAYLSLVEVLYGYPLDGVVLTIGCDKTTPALLMAAATVNIPAIALSVGPMLNGWHKGKRTGSGTIVWESRQRLSAGEIGYDEFMDIVASSAPSTGYCNTMGTATTMNSLAEALGMQLPGSAAIPAPYRERGQISYETGKRIVEMVHEDLKPSDIMTRKAFENAIVVNSAIGGSTNAPIHLNAIARHLGVPLDNDDWQKIGLKVPLIVNLQPTGEYLGEDYHHAGGVPAVVAELMKGGLLPHPDALTVNGKSIGDNCKGVANENAEVIRSVDKPLKANAGFINLRGNLFDSAIMKTSGISPEFRERYLSNPKDPEAFEGNAMVFDGPEDYHARIDDPAQGIDEHTILFMRGAGPVGYPGGAEVVNMQPPAYLIKKGIHALACIGDGRQSGTSGSPSILNASPEAAIGGGLALLKTGDRVRIDLRKGTADILVTDDEITRRRAELQNNGGFHYPKHQTPWQEIQRGMVDQFSEGMVLKPAVKYQDVAHTSGVPRDNH; encoded by the coding sequence ATGGCTGGCGCCCCCACGAAGAAGAAAAAGTTTCGCTCGCAAGAGTGGTTCGACAACCCTGACAATCCGGGAATGACCGCGCTCTATCTCGAGCGCTACCTGAATTACGGGCTGACGCGCGCCGAATTGATGTCGGGCAAGCCGCTGATCGGCATCGCCCAGACCGGCTCGGACCTTTCGCCTTGCAACCGGCACCACATCGAACTCGCCAAGCGTGTGCGCGAAGGCATCGTCTCGATGGGCGGCATTCCATTCGAGTTTCCGTGCCATCCGATCCAGGAAACGGGCAAGCGCCCGACCGCGGCACTCGACCGCAATCTCGCCTATCTCAGCCTCGTCGAGGTGCTCTACGGCTATCCGCTCGACGGCGTGGTGCTGACCATCGGCTGCGACAAGACGACGCCAGCGCTGTTGATGGCGGCGGCCACCGTCAACATTCCGGCCATCGCGCTGTCGGTCGGCCCGATGCTCAATGGCTGGCACAAGGGCAAGCGCACCGGCTCCGGCACCATCGTCTGGGAATCGCGCCAGCGCCTGTCGGCCGGCGAGATCGGCTATGACGAGTTCATGGACATCGTCGCCTCCTCGGCGCCGTCCACCGGCTATTGCAACACCATGGGCACCGCCACCACGATGAATTCGCTGGCCGAGGCGCTCGGCATGCAACTGCCGGGTTCGGCCGCCATCCCGGCGCCCTATCGCGAGCGCGGCCAGATTTCTTACGAGACCGGCAAGCGCATCGTCGAGATGGTGCATGAGGACCTGAAACCGTCCGACATCATGACGCGCAAGGCCTTCGAGAACGCCATCGTCGTCAACTCGGCGATCGGCGGCTCCACCAACGCGCCGATCCACCTCAATGCGATTGCCCGCCATCTCGGCGTGCCGCTCGACAATGACGACTGGCAGAAGATCGGCCTCAAGGTGCCGCTCATCGTCAATCTGCAGCCGACGGGCGAGTATCTCGGCGAGGATTACCATCATGCCGGCGGCGTGCCGGCCGTGGTGGCCGAACTGATGAAGGGCGGGCTGTTGCCGCATCCCGATGCGCTGACCGTCAACGGCAAGTCGATCGGTGACAATTGCAAGGGGGTCGCCAACGAGAATGCCGAGGTCATCCGCAGCGTCGACAAGCCGCTGAAGGCCAATGCCGGCTTCATCAACCTCAGGGGCAATCTGTTCGATTCGGCGATCATGAAGACCAGCGGCATCTCGCCCGAATTCCGCGAGCGCTATCTGTCCAACCCGAAGGATCCCGAAGCCTTCGAAGGCAACGCCATGGTCTTCGACGGCCCCGAGGATTACCACGCCCGCATCGACGATCCGGCGCAAGGCATCGACGAGCACACCATCCTGTTCATGCGCGGCGCCGGCCCGGTCGGCTATCCCGGTGGCGCCGAGGTGGTCAACATGCAGCCGCCGGCCTACCTGATCAAGAAGGGCATCCACGCACTCGCCTGTATCGGTGACGGCCGCCAGTCGGGCACGTCAGGCTCTCCGTCGATCCTGAATGCCTCGCCCGAAGCCGCGATCGGCGGCGGCCTGGCGCTGCTCAAGACAGGCGACCGCGTCCGCATCGATCTCAGGAAGGGCACCGCCGATATCCTGGTCACCGATGACGAGATCACGCGGCGCCGTGCCGAACTGCAGAACAATGGCGGCTTTCACTATCCCAAACACCAGACGCCGTGGCAGGAGATCCAGCGCGGCATGGTCGACCAGTTCTCCGAGGGAATGGTGCTGAAGCCGGCGGTGAAATACCAGGATGTCGCGCACACCAGCGGCGTGCCCAGAGACAATCACTGA
- a CDS encoding SRPBCC family protein, translated as MALVIEGEERIAAPIQKVWEALNDPAVLKESIPGCQSLEMKSPTEMAATVVLKIGPIKATFNGEVTLKNLKPPHAYTIQGEGKGGIAGFAKGGADVTLTEDGPDATVLKYAAKADVGGKIAQLGSRLIESTSKKLAGQFFSTFGEKVGG; from the coding sequence ATGGCTTTGGTGATCGAAGGCGAGGAACGTATCGCCGCACCTATACAGAAAGTATGGGAAGCTTTGAACGATCCGGCGGTACTCAAGGAGAGCATTCCCGGCTGCCAGAGCCTGGAGATGAAGTCGCCGACCGAGATGGCGGCGACGGTCGTCCTGAAGATCGGACCGATCAAGGCGACCTTCAACGGCGAGGTGACGCTGAAAAACCTCAAGCCGCCGCATGCCTACACCATCCAGGGCGAAGGCAAGGGCGGTATTGCCGGCTTTGCCAAGGGCGGTGCCGACGTGACGCTGACCGAGGATGGGCCGGATGCCACCGTCCTGAAATACGCGGCCAAGGCCGATGTCGGCGGCAAGATCGCCCAGCTTGGCAGCCGGCTGATCGAGTCGACCTCGAAGAAGCTGGCCGGACAATTCTTTTCGACTTTCGGCGAGAAAGTGGGCGGCTAG
- a CDS encoding Mrp/NBP35 family ATP-binding protein, protein MMSVTKEIVTERLKTVNGPDFTSNIVDLGMVSEIFIADAKVFFSITVPAARAQEMEPLRAAAERVVKAIPGVAGAVVALTAEKKGGGMEAPVPARPAARPAPSAPPAAARAAPHAPASHSHGKRGVPGIEAIIAVASGKGGVGKSTTAVNIALGLAANGLRVGVLDADIYGPSMPRLLNIHGRPQTVDGKILKPMENYGLKVMSMGFLVDEETPMIWRGPMVMSALTQMLREVEWGRLDVLVVDMPPGTGDAQLTMAQQVPLAGAVIVSTPQDLALIDARKGLNMFRKVDVPLLGIVENMSYFLAPDTGKRYDIFGHGGARREAERLGVTFLGEVPLEMGIRESSDEGSPVVASKPDSAEAKIYRDIASKVWDRVNEERGAAEAAVPNIVFE, encoded by the coding sequence GAAATCGTCACCGAGCGCCTGAAGACGGTCAATGGGCCTGACTTCACCAGCAATATCGTCGATCTCGGCATGGTCTCCGAGATATTCATCGCCGACGCAAAAGTGTTCTTCTCGATCACGGTTCCCGCCGCCAGGGCGCAGGAGATGGAGCCGTTGCGCGCCGCCGCGGAGCGTGTCGTCAAGGCAATCCCCGGTGTCGCCGGCGCCGTCGTCGCGCTGACGGCGGAAAAGAAGGGCGGTGGCATGGAGGCGCCGGTTCCGGCGCGTCCCGCTGCCAGGCCGGCACCATCGGCTCCGCCCGCCGCTGCGCGCGCCGCGCCGCATGCCCCAGCTTCGCACAGCCATGGCAAGCGCGGCGTGCCCGGCATCGAGGCGATCATCGCCGTTGCTTCCGGCAAGGGCGGCGTCGGCAAGTCGACCACCGCCGTCAACATCGCGCTTGGCCTTGCCGCCAACGGCCTGCGCGTCGGCGTGCTCGATGCCGACATCTACGGCCCGTCGATGCCCAGGCTGCTCAACATTCACGGCCGGCCGCAGACGGTCGACGGTAAGATCCTGAAGCCGATGGAGAATTATGGGCTGAAGGTGATGTCGATGGGTTTCCTCGTCGACGAGGAGACACCGATGATCTGGCGCGGCCCGATGGTGATGTCGGCGCTGACGCAGATGCTGCGCGAGGTCGAATGGGGGCGGCTCGACGTGCTTGTGGTCGACATGCCCCCCGGCACCGGCGACGCCCAGCTGACCATGGCCCAGCAGGTGCCGCTGGCCGGCGCCGTCATCGTCTCGACGCCGCAGGACCTGGCGCTGATCGATGCCCGCAAGGGGCTGAACATGTTCAGGAAGGTCGACGTGCCGCTGCTCGGCATCGTCGAGAACATGAGCTACTTCCTGGCGCCCGACACCGGCAAGCGCTACGATATCTTTGGCCATGGCGGCGCACGCCGCGAGGCAGAGCGCCTCGGCGTCACCTTCCTCGGCGAAGTGCCGCTGGAGATGGGCATTCGCGAAAGCTCCGATGAAGGTTCGCCGGTGGTGGCATCGAAGCCCGACAGCGCCGAGGCGAAGATTTATCGCGATATTGCTTCGAAGGTCTGGGATCGGGTCAACGAGGAGCGTGGCGCCGCCGAAGCGGCGGTGCCGAACATCGTCTTCGAGTGA